One window of Marinomonas primoryensis genomic DNA carries:
- a CDS encoding ATP-binding protein: protein MTRLASNDFPFTAVAGQELLKLALILCAINPQIGGVLISGPRGSAKSTLARGLSGVMPALDDAEQVPFATLPLGTSEDRLLGALDLEQVLQDKQVVFKPGLLSRAHGGVLYVDEVNLLADHLVDQLLDVAASGVNRIERDGISHEHESRFLLVGTMNPDEGELRPQLQDRFGLMVELGNQYSLEERVQIVRLRDEYDQDAKSFCDAFKYKQRNLKNSIRLARETLSKIRCSDALRMDVATRCQDAMVDGVRADIVWIRAAMAHAAWRGAKAVEKEDIQMVEDLVLAHRRQAKTPPQPASPPSRRPESSPSQSPSLSQQPRSDSSDVQNTPPEEKGQGDWGSMTPQTLATSSPIKVTLDEEPQASSAMNRLSEVAPGKHKGKQQGGYRPDAVQTANGIDWFRSIVSQPQEWPPKQLTHKADKTGQAVLHLVLLDTSASTLSQGVFAKAKGVILDIANRAYLAREQIAILGFGQDSVSSILPRVRAPKEISEVLDNLGAGGGTPFRIAIENASQYLVQQHHTNAGLHSQTYILTDGRTQADVSDLALQGNTVLIDTENAPIKRGRGQDIAQHLGAQYVLLNSLLENF from the coding sequence ATGACCCGTCTAGCCTCTAACGATTTTCCCTTTACCGCGGTGGCTGGGCAAGAGCTGCTGAAATTGGCTTTAATACTTTGTGCGATTAACCCACAAATCGGCGGTGTGTTAATTAGTGGTCCTCGTGGCTCGGCAAAATCTACTTTGGCTCGTGGTTTGTCTGGCGTCATGCCTGCATTAGACGATGCAGAACAGGTTCCGTTCGCTACCTTGCCGCTTGGCACCAGTGAAGACCGTTTGCTCGGTGCATTAGACTTAGAGCAAGTATTACAAGACAAACAGGTTGTGTTTAAACCCGGTTTGCTCAGCCGAGCTCATGGCGGTGTGCTGTATGTTGACGAAGTGAACTTGCTTGCCGATCACCTTGTAGACCAACTGCTTGATGTGGCCGCCAGCGGTGTCAACCGAATCGAGCGCGATGGCATTAGTCACGAACATGAATCTCGCTTTTTACTTGTTGGCACCATGAACCCAGACGAAGGGGAGTTGCGTCCACAGTTGCAAGATCGTTTTGGTTTAATGGTCGAACTTGGCAATCAATACAGTCTTGAAGAGCGAGTGCAAATTGTACGACTGCGTGACGAATACGACCAAGATGCAAAATCTTTCTGCGATGCATTCAAATACAAACAACGTAATTTAAAAAACAGCATTCGATTAGCTAGAGAAACTTTGAGCAAAATTCGATGCTCCGACGCATTGCGCATGGACGTTGCAACACGTTGTCAAGACGCAATGGTTGATGGCGTTCGTGCTGACATTGTTTGGATTCGTGCTGCCATGGCACATGCGGCTTGGCGCGGCGCCAAAGCCGTTGAAAAAGAAGACATTCAAATGGTTGAAGATTTAGTGTTAGCGCATCGTCGACAAGCGAAAACACCGCCTCAACCTGCTAGCCCTCCTTCACGTCGACCTGAATCCTCACCGTCTCAATCGCCGTCCTTGTCGCAACAGCCTCGTTCAGATTCGAGCGATGTGCAAAACACGCCGCCAGAGGAAAAAGGTCAAGGTGATTGGGGGAGCATGACGCCGCAAACATTGGCGACGAGTTCGCCGATTAAAGTAACGCTCGACGAAGAACCGCAAGCCAGCTCAGCCATGAATAGATTGAGCGAGGTGGCGCCGGGAAAGCATAAAGGCAAGCAGCAGGGCGGTTATCGTCCTGATGCCGTACAAACGGCCAATGGCATTGATTGGTTTCGTAGCATTGTCAGCCAACCGCAAGAATGGCCGCCAAAGCAGCTGACTCACAAAGCGGATAAAACCGGACAAGCGGTTTTGCATTTGGTGCTGCTGGATACCTCGGCGTCAACGTTAAGCCAAGGTGTGTTTGCAAAGGCCAAAGGGGTAATTTTAGACATTGCCAATCGTGCGTATTTAGCCCGCGAACAGATCGCGATTTTGGGCTTTGGCCAAGACAGCGTGTCGTCCATCTTGCCAAGAGTCCGAGCGCCAAAAGAAATTTCAGAGGTATTAGATAACCTCGGCGCAGGCGGCGGTACGCCGTTTCGCATCGCTATAGAAAACGCCAGCCAATATTTGGTGCAGCAACATCACACAAACGCGGGATTACACAGCCAAACCTACATATTGACTGACGGTCGCACCCAAGCCGATGTGTCAGACCTTGCACTGCAAGGCAACACGGTATTAATTGACACCGAAAATGCGCCGATTAAGCGTGGCCGAGGCCAAGACATTGCCCAGCATTTGGGGGCACAATACGTTTTATTGAACTCTCTTTTAGAGAACTTTTAG
- a CDS encoding cobyrinate a,c-diamide synthase: protein MTASVVHCPALFLTAPASNQGKTTITAALARYFTNQGKVVRVFKTGPDYLDPQILAQASKQPVEQLDIWMAGDDYCQDKLFQAAQVADLILVEGAMGMFDGDPSSADLAARFGIPMAIVMDVKGMAQTAAALATGLANFRDDVQVAGLIANRCGSERHAELIRDALPENLPLLATLKRDEGITLPERHLGLVQADEVKDELEIRFEAAVEWLKETKDTGLLELPKAVVFYSINKKVSVNKQTDAEQTIEQRLAGKIIAVAKDAAFSFIYDANLIALQSMGAKVVFFSPLKDQTLPEADALWLPGGYPELHAKALSDNTAMRQAIHAFYQTGKGILAECGGMLYSLNDLTDLNDDCYPMLGILEGQGAMRGKRGCQGMQTAVIPQGDIRGHAHHRSRSANTPEPVGYGRRQRHPAPGEAIYQQKGLTASYLHLFFPSNLNATAKLFLADQQD from the coding sequence ATGACTGCTTCTGTTGTTCATTGCCCTGCGTTGTTTTTGACGGCGCCAGCGTCAAATCAGGGTAAAACCACCATTACGGCTGCGTTGGCGCGTTATTTCACCAACCAGGGAAAAGTGGTTCGAGTGTTTAAAACCGGCCCTGATTACCTAGATCCGCAAATTCTCGCGCAAGCGTCTAAGCAACCCGTTGAACAGCTCGACATCTGGATGGCAGGAGACGATTACTGCCAAGATAAATTGTTCCAAGCTGCGCAAGTAGCGGATTTGATTCTCGTCGAAGGCGCAATGGGCATGTTTGATGGTGATCCCTCCAGTGCCGACCTTGCGGCTCGTTTTGGTATTCCCATGGCGATTGTTATGGATGTAAAAGGCATGGCGCAAACCGCCGCCGCGCTGGCGACAGGTTTGGCGAATTTTCGTGACGATGTGCAAGTCGCGGGACTTATCGCTAACCGTTGCGGAAGCGAACGTCATGCGGAATTGATTCGCGATGCGTTGCCAGAAAATCTGCCGTTATTGGCAACACTAAAACGCGACGAAGGCATTACCTTACCAGAGCGTCACTTAGGGTTAGTGCAAGCGGACGAAGTGAAAGACGAGTTAGAAATTCGTTTTGAAGCGGCGGTCGAATGGTTAAAAGAAACCAAAGACACGGGCTTATTAGAACTACCAAAAGCCGTTGTCTTTTATTCTATTAATAAGAAAGTCTCTGTGAATAAGCAGACCGATGCAGAACAAACCATTGAACAACGCTTAGCGGGTAAAATCATCGCCGTTGCCAAAGACGCAGCGTTCAGTTTTATTTACGATGCGAATCTTATCGCGCTACAAAGCATGGGCGCAAAAGTAGTGTTTTTCTCGCCATTAAAAGATCAAACCTTGCCTGAAGCCGATGCACTCTGGCTGCCAGGTGGTTACCCAGAATTGCACGCCAAAGCCTTGTCGGACAACACCGCCATGCGCCAAGCCATTCATGCGTTTTATCAAACGGGCAAAGGCATCTTGGCTGAGTGCGGCGGCATGTTGTATAGCTTGAACGATTTAACCGATTTGAACGATGACTGCTACCCGATGCTCGGCATCTTAGAAGGGCAAGGCGCGATGCGCGGGAAGCGTGGTTGTCAGGGCATGCAAACGGCGGTGATTCCTCAAGGTGACATTCGTGGACACGCACATCATCGGTCTCGTAGCGCCAACACACCAGAACCTGTCGGTTATGGTCGACGTCAACGACATCCCGCACCGGGCGAAGCGATTTATCAGCAAAAAGGCTTAACCGCCAGTTACTTGCATTTGTTTTTTCCTTCTAATCTTAATGCGACCGCTAAGCTTTTTTTAGCGGATCAACAGGACTAG
- a CDS encoding cobalt-precorrin-5B (C(1))-methyltransferase: MWPESAEFPAPLRTGLTTGTCATACCVAAAQALFAQKQDATVSVTLPKGKVIDQPIIEYQVIEGGFKTATIKDAGDDPDATHGATLFVELRLAPEKGVRFHAAQGVGTVTRTGLLLDVGEPAINPVPRKMMTEHLEGFAQTYQYQGGFDVSVGVINGEQIAQKTMNPRLGILGGLSILGTTGIVRPFSCAAYIASIHQGIDVARANGITHIAATTGNASEDAIKNHYQLDDMALIEMGDFVGAVLKHIKKVEKTDSIQLRKLSICGGFGKISKLAQGNMDLNSRVSSIDLGALAELAATLGADQELQERMTNANTSVEALSFASSAGLELADAICQQALTFARKYIPDHMALEVWTIDRKGQFVGKAVDGNIGSLGETP; the protein is encoded by the coding sequence ATGTGGCCTGAAAGTGCAGAATTCCCCGCGCCACTGCGTACTGGTTTAACCACCGGAACCTGCGCTACAGCCTGTTGCGTGGCCGCGGCGCAAGCACTTTTTGCCCAGAAACAAGACGCCACGGTCAGCGTCACCTTACCCAAAGGTAAAGTGATTGATCAGCCGATCATCGAATACCAAGTGATTGAGGGCGGTTTTAAAACCGCCACCATCAAAGACGCAGGAGACGACCCGGACGCAACTCATGGTGCGACCTTATTTGTCGAGCTTCGCCTCGCACCAGAAAAAGGTGTGCGCTTTCATGCGGCGCAAGGGGTTGGCACGGTGACTCGCACAGGTTTATTACTTGATGTAGGCGAACCAGCGATCAATCCTGTGCCGCGTAAAATGATGACAGAACATCTAGAAGGCTTCGCACAGACCTACCAATATCAAGGTGGATTTGACGTTTCGGTTGGCGTGATCAATGGCGAGCAAATCGCGCAAAAAACCATGAATCCTCGATTGGGTATTTTGGGCGGTTTATCGATTTTAGGCACTACGGGCATTGTTCGGCCGTTTTCCTGCGCGGCGTATATTGCCTCTATTCACCAAGGCATCGATGTCGCGCGAGCCAACGGCATTACGCACATCGCTGCGACCACAGGCAATGCCAGTGAAGACGCGATAAAAAATCATTACCAACTGGACGACATGGCACTTATTGAAATGGGTGACTTTGTCGGCGCTGTTTTAAAGCATATTAAAAAAGTGGAAAAAACAGACTCGATCCAGTTAAGAAAGCTCAGTATCTGCGGTGGTTTCGGTAAAATCAGTAAACTGGCGCAAGGCAATATGGATTTGAACAGCCGAGTGTCGAGCATCGACCTTGGTGCGTTGGCAGAGCTGGCCGCGACCTTAGGTGCCGATCAAGAGTTGCAAGAACGCATGACAAACGCTAATACCAGCGTGGAAGCCTTATCTTTCGCTTCTTCGGCAGGGTTAGAGCTCGCCGATGCCATTTGTCAGCAAGCCTTAACCTTTGCTCGAAAATACATTCCTGATCACATGGCATTGGAAGTTTGGACGATTGATCGCAAAGGACAATTTGTCGGCAAAGCCGTAGACGGCAACATAGGCAGCCTGGGTGAAACACCATGA
- a CDS encoding precorrin-6A/cobalt-precorrin-6A reductase: protein MKILLLGGTADGRRLADAFYQGQHQSGLSVIYSLAGLVRVPKVDCQLVVGGFTQFGGLANYLRDNQIGAILDVTHPYAQTMSSKAVDAARVVGIPCWRFHRPAWQQQDGDVWHYYQTDDDLLAQLDGFHVPLLSAGQMSETLLTRILQLPSVERIVWRTAVEPKFSLPDNIDWIKAIGPFALADERQLLSEQGIDVIVSKNSGGSATYSKLDAARELLIPVMLHNRPRLPAADREFSDTQDCLQACLAMWGNTHSKNQQKDSQQ, encoded by the coding sequence ATGAAAATTTTATTGCTTGGTGGCACCGCCGATGGCCGGCGTTTAGCGGACGCCTTTTATCAAGGACAGCACCAATCTGGGCTAAGCGTAATTTACAGCCTAGCGGGTTTGGTTCGTGTACCAAAAGTCGATTGCCAGCTCGTTGTCGGCGGCTTTACGCAATTTGGTGGTTTGGCGAATTACTTACGGGATAACCAGATTGGCGCAATTCTCGATGTCACTCACCCTTACGCGCAAACCATGAGCAGCAAAGCGGTCGACGCGGCGCGCGTTGTTGGCATTCCTTGCTGGCGCTTCCATCGTCCTGCTTGGCAGCAACAAGACGGCGATGTGTGGCATTACTATCAGACAGACGATGACTTATTGGCGCAATTGGATGGTTTTCATGTGCCATTATTAAGCGCAGGCCAGATGAGTGAAACCTTACTAACACGAATTCTACAACTGCCGAGTGTGGAACGAATTGTCTGGCGAACGGCCGTCGAGCCCAAATTTTCATTGCCAGATAACATTGATTGGATAAAAGCCATCGGGCCTTTTGCGCTAGCAGACGAACGTCAGTTATTAAGTGAGCAAGGCATTGATGTGATCGTCAGTAAAAACAGCGGTGGCTCCGCAACCTACTCAAAACTGGACGCGGCACGTGAATTATTGATTCCTGTAATGCTGCACAACCGACCAAGATTGCCAGCCGCGGATCGAGAATTCAGTGACACACAAGATTGCCTACAAGCCTGTTTAGCGATGTGGGGCAATACTCATTCTAAGAATCAACAAAAAGACAGCCAACAGTGA
- a CDS encoding precorrin-8X methylmutase, which produces MTPSDDYKYENNPQAIENDSFRQIRELTDLSGLSQDQQQVVMRVVHSLGLPDVAEQVRFSANATQAGRDALANNCAILCDVEMVKQGVTKRMITREPLCFLNDSRTAELAKSKGETRSMAALSLWQDDLAGSVVLIGNAPTALFRLLEMIENGAPKPALIIGMPVGFVGAAESKDALWQAHEKLGIECITLLGRMGGSAVTSASCNALMRCNVDEYY; this is translated from the coding sequence GTGACTCCTTCAGACGACTATAAATACGAAAACAATCCACAAGCCATCGAGAACGACAGTTTTAGACAGATCCGTGAACTCACCGATTTGTCGGGTTTAAGCCAAGATCAGCAGCAAGTGGTTATGCGCGTGGTGCACAGCCTTGGTTTGCCTGATGTGGCCGAACAAGTGCGATTCAGCGCCAATGCAACCCAAGCTGGACGTGACGCATTAGCGAACAATTGCGCCATATTATGCGATGTGGAAATGGTCAAACAAGGCGTGACCAAGCGCATGATCACTCGTGAACCTTTGTGTTTTTTGAACGATTCGCGAACCGCTGAGTTAGCCAAAAGCAAAGGTGAAACGCGCTCTATGGCGGCGCTGAGTTTGTGGCAAGACGATCTTGCGGGCAGCGTGGTGTTAATCGGTAATGCACCAACGGCCTTGTTTCGCTTGTTGGAAATGATCGAAAATGGCGCGCCTAAGCCCGCGTTGATTATCGGCATGCCAGTGGGGTTTGTCGGCGCAGCAGAGTCGAAAGACGCCCTTTGGCAAGCGCACGAAAAGCTGGGCATTGAATGCATCACCTTGCTGGGTCGCATGGGCGGCAGCGCGGTGACCTCGGCCAGCTGTAATGCTTTGATGCGCTGTAATGTGGACGAGTATTATTGA
- the cbiE gene encoding precorrin-6y C5,15-methyltransferase (decarboxylating) subunit CbiE, which yields MTETQMPIHVIGLGVNEHANLDASAQAALASLSEQDIVLGSPRQHDTIAAYSHKAQRCDLPKLKQLEGDFATWQTQGATQVVVLASGDPLYYGIGAWLMRTFSPENLMFYPNVSSIQAACHRLGLSLQDVNVVSLHGRPLSSLRRHLQSNSTLVLLTDQYSQPKHIAEECVQAGLDQSDIIVCEALGYEQEKVRSFVAQTLVKTEVECDPLNVVVVKTSQQTSFYPSAVGIPDASFITDKGDGKGMITKREVRLAILSYMNIEQGDTVWDIGAGCGGVSVEMAYWHPRSQIIAIEHHPERLACLAANQDRFGVVQNLSIVAGRAPDVLVDLLSQHNEQNTTPNKVFIGGSDGELSALMAQVWDLLPDGGSLMVSAVTEDTKFQVMQFAQARESAQDADEQSLQVSIAKGERLAGQRLFRPNLPVTLHHFKKHFAEHMIKTIYKESAQ from the coding sequence ATGACAGAAACACAAATGCCAATCCATGTAATTGGCCTTGGTGTGAACGAACACGCAAACCTTGATGCGTCTGCGCAAGCGGCATTGGCAAGCTTATCTGAGCAAGACATCGTGCTAGGTTCGCCTCGTCAACATGACACCATTGCGGCGTATTCCCACAAGGCTCAGCGTTGTGATTTGCCCAAGCTCAAGCAGCTAGAAGGCGACTTTGCGACGTGGCAAACCCAAGGCGCAACACAGGTTGTGGTGTTGGCGTCGGGTGATCCTTTGTATTACGGTATTGGCGCTTGGTTAATGCGTACTTTTTCACCCGAAAACCTGATGTTTTATCCGAATGTTTCCAGCATTCAAGCGGCGTGTCATCGTTTAGGGTTGTCCTTACAAGACGTTAATGTGGTCAGCCTTCATGGTCGTCCATTGTCGAGTTTGCGCCGTCATTTGCAGTCGAACAGCACTTTAGTGTTATTGACCGATCAATACAGTCAACCGAAACACATTGCGGAAGAATGTGTGCAAGCAGGTTTGGATCAAAGTGACATCATCGTTTGCGAAGCCTTGGGTTACGAGCAGGAAAAAGTTCGCTCCTTTGTTGCCCAGACCTTGGTTAAAACCGAAGTAGAGTGTGATCCGCTCAATGTCGTTGTGGTGAAAACTAGTCAACAAACCTCCTTTTATCCCAGCGCCGTGGGCATCCCCGACGCGTCCTTTATCACTGACAAAGGCGACGGCAAAGGCATGATTACGAAGCGAGAAGTACGCTTGGCGATTTTGTCTTATATGAATATTGAACAGGGCGATACCGTGTGGGACATTGGTGCGGGTTGCGGTGGCGTAAGTGTGGAAATGGCGTATTGGCATCCGCGTAGCCAGATTATTGCCATTGAACATCATCCAGAAAGGCTCGCCTGTTTAGCGGCCAACCAAGATCGTTTTGGCGTAGTGCAGAATCTATCCATTGTTGCGGGTCGAGCGCCCGACGTGCTGGTGGATTTGCTTTCTCAACATAATGAGCAGAATACAACCCCCAACAAAGTATTCATTGGCGGCAGCGATGGCGAATTAAGCGCCTTAATGGCGCAAGTGTGGGATCTATTGCCCGATGGCGGCAGTTTGATGGTCAGCGCGGTGACGGAAGACACCAAATTTCAAGTGATGCAATTCGCTCAAGCGCGAGAAAGCGCACAAGACGCAGACGAGCAAAGCCTGCAAGTGTCTATTGCCAAAGGCGAACGCTTAGCGGGGCAGCGGTTATTTCGCCCCAATTTACCGGTAACGCTTCACCATTTTAAAAAGCATTTTGCAGAACATATGATCAAGACAATCTATAAGGAAAGCGCACAATGA
- the cobI gene encoding precorrin-2 C(20)-methyltransferase gives MSASATVQKTGRFIGVGVGPGDPELITLKALRLIQRASVVSYLANDEGGSQAKTIASEAFAGVTHVQNEIAIVMPMSTDRSLANEAYDNGANAIAAELAQGKDVVFLCEGDPLFFGSFAYLLERLEGDFQCQVVPGVSSINAASSALNHPLTVLKESFAVVSGRHSALQIDTALEQHDSVVIMKAGRARPRILMALRKTNRMQDAKYLEYIGRENERIVRDVSTLEDKAGPYFSLFVVTKSERGTR, from the coding sequence ATGAGTGCCTCTGCTACAGTACAAAAAACAGGCCGATTCATTGGTGTGGGGGTCGGCCCTGGTGATCCAGAACTGATTACACTCAAGGCATTGCGTTTGATCCAGCGCGCAAGTGTGGTGAGTTACCTAGCCAACGACGAAGGCGGCTCCCAAGCGAAAACCATCGCCAGTGAAGCCTTTGCTGGCGTGACGCACGTGCAAAACGAAATTGCCATTGTGATGCCCATGTCGACGGATCGCTCTTTGGCGAATGAAGCCTACGACAATGGCGCAAACGCCATCGCCGCCGAATTGGCACAAGGCAAAGACGTGGTTTTTTTGTGCGAAGGTGATCCGTTATTTTTTGGCTCATTCGCGTATTTATTAGAACGCTTAGAAGGCGATTTTCAATGCCAAGTGGTGCCGGGCGTTTCGTCTATTAATGCCGCGTCTTCGGCGTTAAATCATCCGCTCACGGTGCTAAAAGAATCTTTCGCCGTGGTCAGCGGTCGCCATTCCGCTTTGCAGATTGATACCGCCTTGGAACAACACGACAGTGTGGTGATCATGAAAGCAGGGCGTGCTCGCCCTCGTATTCTCATGGCGCTGCGCAAAACCAACCGTATGCAAGACGCCAAATACCTAGAGTACATTGGTCGTGAAAACGAACGCATCGTACGAGATGTGTCGACCTTGGAAGACAAAGCTGGCCCGTACTTTTCCTTGTTTGTGGTGACAAAAAGCGAGCGAGGCACACGGTGA
- a CDS encoding cobalt-precorrin 5A hydrolase, whose translation MIRIVALTPAGKQLAERLQAEWPKANNLEVRVDYKPKPFAESVQTAFKNGDWLVFICATGIVMRTLAPVIQDKYRDPPVLVLDEEGKFVIPLLSGHEGGANEWGAQVAKSLGAQLVMTTAKPYLNPIYTLGMGCERHCPLEFLESLMLDALAQKGLTPNDIHSLNSIDIKADESNLIALAAKYHWDFNTYSAQQLAPMESLLSTKSDYIFNTVGVYGVAESAALLAAGNVTGTEPELVLNKIKNAKATCAVARGFGL comes from the coding sequence GTGATACGCATTGTCGCGCTAACCCCCGCAGGGAAACAACTTGCTGAACGCTTACAAGCTGAATGGCCTAAGGCGAATAACCTTGAGGTGAGAGTTGATTACAAACCAAAACCTTTTGCTGAGTCGGTACAAACCGCCTTTAAAAATGGTGATTGGTTGGTGTTTATTTGTGCGACAGGCATCGTCATGCGAACTCTCGCACCGGTGATTCAAGACAAGTATCGAGACCCGCCAGTCTTGGTTTTGGACGAAGAAGGTAAATTTGTCATCCCGCTGTTATCGGGACATGAAGGCGGCGCCAACGAGTGGGGTGCGCAAGTGGCAAAATCCCTTGGCGCACAACTTGTGATGACCACAGCGAAACCTTACCTGAATCCTATTTACACCTTGGGAATGGGCTGCGAACGACATTGCCCACTGGAATTCCTAGAAAGCCTCATGCTCGACGCCCTTGCGCAAAAAGGCTTAACGCCAAATGACATTCATTCCTTAAACAGTATCGACATCAAAGCGGATGAAAGCAACCTCATTGCCCTCGCCGCAAAATACCACTGGGACTTCAACACCTACAGCGCCCAACAACTCGCCCCGATGGAATCACTACTTAGCACTAAATCTGACTACATATTCAACACCGTCGGAGTCTACGGCGTCGCCGAATCCGCAGCGCTTTTGGCTGCGGGAAATGTTACTGGTACTGAACCAGAACTCGTATTGAATAAAATCAAAAACGCCAAAGCGACCTGTGCGGTGGCGAGAGGGTTTGGGTTGTAG
- a CDS encoding murein transglycosylase domain-containing protein, which produces MFNNTLRQFAFISLGFLLLTLSGCQSTSFASLTSVNKLSEQIKSANDVDDVKAIAKQAKVSRDLIRSDIKAIKALYADLDQKVNKKWGKGNSELPDKKKYVKYTNDYQARTIVDFEKGTVRVETLTTNSPLDTLKQAVATTLLTTADPTKTDIFSSSAPNTEGVPFLYPQVMDHDGKLVQYRWRAERYSNYLVTNKLKKSKSNGKTVYAVEFNLVAQHEHLRQEKYSDYVIAAAKRYNLEPALIYGIIETESSFNPYAVSPANAYGLMQVVPSTAGKDVYNLVKKKSGQPTKEVLFSPASNIDIGSAYLYILQTRYLVKVTNKTSQEYSMISAYNGGTGNVLKTFDSNRTRAMDKLNQTSVSNVYKKLRYDHPRSESQMYLEKVTKAKKNYE; this is translated from the coding sequence ATGTTTAACAATACCCTCCGCCAATTTGCCTTTATATCACTTGGTTTTTTGTTACTAACATTAAGTGGCTGCCAATCCACCTCATTTGCATCACTTACGTCGGTGAATAAACTATCAGAACAGATAAAAAGCGCTAATGATGTTGACGATGTAAAAGCCATCGCGAAGCAAGCAAAAGTCAGCAGAGACTTAATCAGATCAGACATTAAAGCGATTAAAGCCCTGTACGCAGACCTTGACCAGAAAGTGAATAAGAAATGGGGCAAAGGCAATAGCGAGCTGCCTGATAAGAAAAAGTACGTAAAATACACCAACGACTACCAAGCCAGAACCATCGTCGATTTTGAAAAAGGCACAGTGCGAGTCGAAACACTCACCACAAACTCACCGCTTGATACCTTAAAACAAGCCGTCGCAACCACACTACTCACTACGGCCGATCCAACCAAAACCGATATTTTTTCCAGCTCCGCACCAAATACCGAAGGCGTGCCGTTTTTGTACCCTCAAGTCATGGATCACGATGGCAAGCTTGTGCAATATCGCTGGCGAGCAGAACGTTACTCAAATTACCTTGTGACCAACAAACTTAAAAAATCCAAATCAAACGGCAAAACGGTTTACGCCGTTGAATTCAATCTTGTTGCACAGCACGAACACCTTCGCCAAGAAAAATACAGCGACTATGTGATCGCCGCCGCTAAACGCTACAACCTAGAACCCGCCCTTATTTATGGCATCATCGAAACTGAAAGTTCTTTTAACCCTTACGCCGTCAGCCCAGCAAACGCTTATGGTTTGATGCAAGTTGTGCCTTCCACTGCCGGCAAAGACGTGTACAACCTAGTGAAGAAAAAATCAGGCCAACCAACCAAAGAAGTGCTTTTCTCCCCTGCTAGCAACATCGATATCGGCAGCGCTTATCTCTATATTTTGCAAACGCGCTATCTCGTCAAAGTCACCAATAAAACCAGCCAAGAATATTCCATGATCTCCGCCTACAACGGCGGCACAGGAAACGTACTGAAAACATTCGACAGCAACAGAACAAGAGCGATGGACAAGCTAAACCAAACATCCGTGAGCAATGTTTATAAAAAACTCAGATACGACCATCCTCGATCTGAATCTCAGATGTACTTAGAAAAAGTCACAAAAGCGAAGAAGAACTATGAGTAA
- the zntR gene encoding Zn(2+)-responsive transcriptional regulator, with protein sequence MYRIGELARICNINSDTLRFYEKNALLTPSSRSESGYRLYTEKDKDTLQFILRAKGVGFTLADIRELLSIEVNKADNACADVKVLVDTKRYDVEKKIAELIRFQTSLKRLSDACCGGAESAEHCTILEALESNTDDVRHEHHHNEVTE encoded by the coding sequence ATGTATCGAATTGGTGAACTGGCAAGAATATGCAATATTAATAGCGACACATTACGCTTTTATGAAAAAAACGCGCTACTCACACCGTCCAGTCGCTCAGAATCTGGCTATCGCCTTTACACAGAAAAAGACAAAGATACCCTACAATTTATCCTTCGAGCTAAAGGCGTTGGATTCACACTGGCCGACATTCGTGAATTACTCTCCATAGAAGTAAACAAAGCAGACAACGCCTGCGCTGATGTAAAAGTCTTAGTCGACACTAAACGATATGACGTCGAGAAAAAAATTGCCGAACTCATTCGCTTTCAAACGTCACTAAAGCGCCTATCAGATGCCTGTTGCGGTGGTGCAGAAAGTGCCGAGCATTGCACCATACTCGAAGCACTGGAATCTAATACAGACGATGTTCGCCATGAACACCATCATAATGAGGTCACAGAGTGA